A single window of Pyxidicoccus xibeiensis DNA harbors:
- a CDS encoding gluconate 2-dehydrogenase subunit 3 family protein: MSRAHSPRRRLSRRSFIHRLTFLGGGVVLLGPACKRSEEQAKAQPADPGPLGTTAGGQPLRTFSTFEYAVVVAATERILPRDEDPGAVDADVPVYIDRILQTPSLERIREDFLSGLAALERRSHSMFEKGFAALTPAQQDELLTVFKDSPVRSGEAHFFELLTVMTMEGFLGDPSYGGNKGKVGWRLMGFDAVGTVAMAPPEGYDGPKCLKECGVHK, from the coding sequence ATGTCACGCGCCCACTCCCCCCGGAGGCGCCTGTCCCGGCGCTCCTTCATCCACCGGCTGACCTTCCTCGGCGGAGGCGTGGTGCTGCTCGGCCCCGCCTGCAAGCGCTCCGAGGAGCAGGCCAAGGCGCAGCCGGCCGACCCCGGCCCCCTGGGCACCACGGCGGGCGGCCAGCCGCTTCGCACCTTCTCGACATTCGAATACGCCGTGGTGGTCGCCGCCACCGAGCGTATCCTCCCGCGCGACGAGGACCCGGGCGCCGTGGACGCGGACGTCCCTGTCTACATCGACCGCATCCTCCAGACACCGTCCCTGGAGCGCATACGCGAGGACTTCCTCAGCGGCCTGGCCGCGCTGGAGCGCCGCTCGCACAGCATGTTCGAGAAGGGCTTCGCCGCCCTCACCCCCGCGCAGCAGGACGAGCTGCTCACCGTCTTCAAGGACAGCCCCGTGCGCAGCGGCGAGGCGCACTTCTTCGAGCTGCTCACGGTGATGACGATGGAGGGCTTCCTCGGGGACCCGTCCTATGGCGGCAACAAGGGGAAGGTGGGCTGGCGGCTGATGGGGTTCGACGCCGTGGGCACCGTGGCCATGGCGCCCCCGGAGGGCTATGACGGCCCGAAGTGCCTGAAGGAGTGCGGGGTCCACAAGTGA